A part of Pectinophora gossypiella chromosome Z, ilPecGoss1.1, whole genome shotgun sequence genomic DNA contains:
- the LOC126380291 gene encoding inverted formin-2: MESRVGLDYIVEHAEYAGKLAAALTSPAAPVKKQVFELLSALCVYNADGYARAVDTLDRYKTLKGERYRLSVVVSELKTATTTDYQTALVAFVNCLIISAPRLPDRIRVRNEFIALGLLPTLNNLRHDAASHPDLGVQLDVFEEQRESDEAQGPGGINLNSHLDVFYAILKQVADTPQEIPFLSILQHLLRIDPKEPVSDIVWDTAETLVHRATLLETREDAAKLLRAPSVQAKVGCTCQHRDQSSAGRKQSLQRALSPPPPPPAPVPPAVIPPPPAPMIPPPPRGPPPPPPPALPPPPPSAPCPTSPPVPVIDVKLPQQETPIPKTKMKTINWNKIPNNKVIGRNNIWSLVASSHKHSPKTELDWSEIEGLFCQQIQPTGSAGSSPRLGRSPICDTSGERKTRKESSEITLLDGKRSLNVNIFLKQFRSSNEDIIQLIREGAHDDIGAEKLRGLLKILPEIDECEMLKAFTGDVTKLGNAEKFLLQLIQLPNYKLRIECMLLKEEWASTAGYLESAINAILVAGDDLMSSRAIQEVLYLTLIAGNFLNAGGYAGGAAGVKLSSLQKLSDIRANKPGVTLVHYVAMQAERKNKELIHFADDTRVLEEAAKASVEQIHNEIKTLDNRITQLKREIQLPTTQPDIKVQMGDFLQVAEQEVSALNKDMEEVESLRKQLSDFFCEDPVSFKLEECFKIFVSFCAKFRQAVSDNERRRANEEQAAARRRARDAAAAKTRTGGSVCSTPVSECESLMESLLLDIKNGLGRRSLRRPHDPSPSPDVTPTGSLRRRSRASPGEGDEEGLLEFLRHSSPAANDLRERSAWGSLDRSWSRRAPVRARLEIPDRERERERDRERPASPRAPPSPAPQPEAPAKPKEWRQKIESWLLANSQEEKRDAELRERARRLQANRRSLENDSESERSTTLDTLPEGRAEWRPAVLPDSDVVKAIEAVEDVQPQTRDNRVPWRKTEENEEMRRLRRQRSRQQIESPQPLVSITEEEKRKLPDIKVTNDKGTKTDRVEIDSDNIETPPVQRKMFNPPPEREPCRKFQPSLTKVNTNEKAAAEMRDLCQEILGDGQFDRFSAARRTRRYKRNTDSSSPEEEKKPESPTELVAETQVIRPSKLEIQTSYQVETPQEVAKPIDVVVKDEKEHRLKRWQDRLKSQSSTEKTPTKETKHPYSRMRRQTSINQEDVQKAIRELKSPTETPTGVWSRAAYRKSMTAKPEKAPTIERTTSPRIPKVKSEHELNDEGFEETQSLNSESASQGASSGCNVDCDSPVPKVTKSPDVPKKISTKETRTPPRTPLDPKRSAPKRASSLRVERSTSRTSLRSSRSSLNSSASVATVKRAPPAPVKPAPKPVPKPVSRMPASRSSSSGSSVGAARPPVRSVNRTSGFMRPTQASKGRGTVAPTPPTLRASAK; this comes from the exons ATGGAGAGCCGCGTGGGTTTGGACTACATCGTGGAACATGCGGAGTACGCGGGGAAGCTCGCGGCCGCCCTTACATCGCCCGCCGCGCCCGTCAAGAAACAG GTGTTTGAGCTGCTGTCGGCGTTATGCGTGTACAATGCGGACGGTTACGCACGCGCAGTCGACACCCTCGACCGGTATAAG ACCCTGAAAGGCGAGCGCTACCGCCTGAGCGTGGTGGTGTCGGAGCTGAAGACAGCTACCACCACGGACTACCAGACAGCGCTGGTGGCCTTCGTCAACTGCCTCATCATCTCTGCCCCCCGCCTGCCCGACCGCATACGAGTGCGCAACGAGTTTATCG CTCTCGGTCTGCTGCCTACTCTGAACAACTTGAG GCATGACGCCGCCAGCCACCCGGACCTGGGCGTGCAGCTGGACGTGTTCGAGGAGCAGCGCGAGAGCGACGAGGCGCAGGGCCCCGGCGGCATCAACCTCAACTCACACCTCGACGTCTTCTACGCTATACTGAAACAG GTAGCGGATACTCCTCAAGAGATCCCGTTCTTGAGCATCCTGCAGCACCTATTGCGCATCGACCCAAAGGAGCCGGTGAGCGACATCGTGTGGGACACGGCAGAGACACTGGTCCACCGAGCCACTTTGTTGGAGACCAGGGAAGATGCCGCCAAGCTGCTGCGGGCGCCCAGTGTCCAG GCTAAAGTGGGTTGCACGTGTCAGCACAGGGACCAATCGAGTGCGGGCAGGAAGCAGAGCCTGCAGCGGGCACTGTCCCCGCCACCACCACCGCCTGCACCTGTGCCACCAGCTG TCATCCCGCCTCCGCCTGCGCCGATGATCCCACCACCGCCGCGCGGGCCGCCGCCCCCACCGCCGCCCGCGCTGCCGCCCCCTCCCCCTTCGGCGCCCTGCCCCACGTCACCCCCCGTGCCGGTCATCGACGTCAAACTACCGCAACAAGAGACCCCCATCCCAAAGACCAAGATGAAGACCATCAATTggaacaaaatacctaataacaaA GTGATCGGCAGGAATAACATCTGGTCACTAGTGGCTTCAAGTCACAAACATTCGCCGAAAACTGAGTTGGACTGGTCTGAGATTGAGGGGCTGTTTTGTCAGCAG ATTCAACCAACGGGTTCTGCAGGGTCGTCTCCGCGGCTTGGCAGAAGTCCCATCTGCGATACATCCGGTGAAAGGAAGACGAGGAAGGAATCTTCAGAAATTACACTTCTAGATGGAAAGAGGAGTTTGAATGTCAATATCTTCTTGAAACAATTTAGGAG TTCCAATGAGGATATAATCCAGCTTATTAGAGAGGGTGCTCACGACGACATTGGTGCTGAGAAGCTGCGAGGTTTGCTGAAGATATTGCCAGAAATTGACGAGTGTGAAATGCTGAAGGCTTTCACGGGTGACGTCACAAAGCTGGGAAATGCTGAAAAATTTTTGCTGCAATTGATACAGCTACCTAA CTACAAATTGCGTATAGAATGTATGCTATTGAAAGAGGAGTGGGCTTCAACTGCTGGTTATTTGGAAAGTGCCATAAACGCCATACTAGTGGCTGGTGATGATCTGATGTCTTCTAGAGCTATACag GAGGTCCTGTACCTGACGCTCATAGCAGGCAACTTCCTAAACGCGGGAGGGTACGCAGGAGGCGCAGCGGGAGTCAAACTGTCTTCCCTGCAGAAACTGTCTGACATCCGAGCCAATAAACCTGGAGTCACGCTTGTACACTATGTAGCTATG CAAGCTGAACGTAAGAACAAAGAACTGATCCATTTCGCTGATGATACGAGGGTGCTGGAAGAAGCAGCGAAAGCTAGTGTTGAACAAATTCATAATGAGATCAAGACTttagataataggattacgcaGCTCAAGCGAGAGATCCAACTCCCGACGACACAGCCGGATATCAAAGTGCAAATGGGAGACTTCCTACAG GTGGCTGAACAAGAAGTATCAGCACTGAACAAAGATATGGAAGAAGTAGAAAGCCTGCGTAAACAACTATCCGATTTCTTCTGTGAAGACCCTGTGTCTTTCAAACTGGAAGAGTGTTTCAAG ATTTTCGTATCATTCTGCGCGAAGTTCCGTCAAGCCGTCAGTGACAACGAGAGGCGACGAGCGAACGAGGAGCAAGCTGCCGCTAGGAGACGGGCCAGAGATGCTGCTGCAGCTAAAACTAGGACTG GTGGCAGTGTCTGCAGCACGCCAGTGTCGGAGTGCGAGTCTCTAATGGAGTCTCTCCTCCTGGACATCAAGAACGGGCTCGGTCGTCGATCTCTGCGACGTCCTCATGACCCCTCACCATCGCCTG ATGTGACTCCAACTGGCAGCCTGCGTAGACGCAGCCGGGCTAGTCCAGGTGAAGGTGACGAAGAAGGTTTGTTAGAGTTTCTACGTCACTCGTCACCTGCTGCTAATGATCTGCGCGAGCGCAGTGCTTGGGGCAGCTTGG ATCGTTCATGGTCCCGCCGTGCCCCGGTACGTGCTCGTCTTGAGATTCCTGATCGTGAACGAGAGAGAGAACGCGATAGGGAGCGCCCCGCATCACCCCGTGCCCCGCCCTCCCCTGCACCTCAACCCGAAGCGCCCGCAAAACCGAA AGAGTGGCGCCAAAAAATCGAATCATGGCTTCTTGCAAACAGCCAAGAGGAGAAACGAGATGCCGAATTACGCGAACGAGCAAGACGACTACAGGCGAACAGGCGGTCCTTGGAAAACGACTCCG AGAGCGAACGAAGCACAACACTGGACACTCTGCCAGAAGGCAGAGCGGAATGGAGGCCTGCTGTGCTACCTGATAGTGACGTGGTGAAAGCGATCGAGGCTGTAGAAG ATGTTCAACCACAAACAAGGGACAACAGGGTTCCATGGCGGAAGACTGAGGAAAATGAAGAAATGAGGCGACTCAGGAGACAACGTTCTCGCCAGCAAATAGAGTCACCCCAACCACTAGTTTCTATTACTGAAGAAGAAAAGCGAAAATTACCAGATATTAAGGTAACTAACGATAAAGGAACCAAGACCGATCGGGTAGAAATTGACTCGGACAACATCGAAACACCACCTGTGCAAAGAAAAATGTTCAATCCGCCGCCAGAGAGGGAGCCCTGTAGGAAGTTCCAGCCGTCTTTAACTAAAGTCAATACAAACGAGAAAGCGGCTGCTGAAATGAGGGACTTGTGTCAAGAGATTTTAGGTGACGGTCAGTTTGACAGGTTTTCAGCTGCACGAAGAACCAGAAGGTATAAAAGAAACACAGATTCCAGCTCTCCGGAAGAAGAAAAGAAACCTGAAAGTCCCACAGAGTTGGTTGCGGAGACACAAGTGATTAGACCATCGAAACTGGAAATTCAGAcgtcatatcaagtggaaacgCCACAAGAAGTAGCAAAGCCAATTGACGTGGTGGTTAAGGATGAAAAAGAACATAGACTTAAACGGTGGCAGGATAGACTCAAGAGCCAAAGCAGTACAGAAAAAACACCAACCAAAGAAACTAAACATCCTTACTCGCGGATGAGGCGGCAAACGTCCATCAACCAGGAGGATGTCCAAAAAGCTATAAGAGAGCTAAAATCTCCGACAGAAACTCCTACCGGAGTTTGGTCAAGGGCCGCGTATAGAAAATCTATGACTGCTAAACCAGAAAAGGCTCCAACGATCGAGAGAACAACATCACCAAGAATACCCAAAGTGAAAAGCGAGCATGAACTCAACGACGAAGGGTTCGAAGAAACGCAAAGTTTGAATTCGGAGAGCGCGTCTCAGGGCGCTTCATCTGGCTGCAATGTGGATTGTGACTCCCCGGTACCTAAAGTAACGAAATCCCCAGATGTCCCAAAGAAAATTTCTACCAAAGAGACTAGAACGCCGCCACGGACGCCGTTAGATCCAAAGCGTAGTGCCCCGAAGCGCGCCAGCTCCTTAAGAGTGGAACGTTCAACGTCGCGTACCTCGCTGCGGAGCTCTCGAAGCTCATTGAACAGTTCTGCTTCCGTAGCGACCGTGAAGCGTGCTCCACCGGCACCCGTGAAGCCTGCTCCCAAGCCGGTCCCGAAGCCGGTGTCGAGAATGCCAGCCTCCAGGTCCTCGTCCAGCGGTAGCTCGGTGGGCGCAGCGAGGCCCCCCGTTCGTAGCGTGAACCGGACCTCCGGCTTTATGCGGCCCACCCAGGCTTCTAAGGGCCGCGGCACCGTGGCCCCCACACCACCGACGCTCAGGGCTAGCGCCAAGTAA
- the LOC126380345 gene encoding uncharacterized protein LOC126380345: protein MADLTVEFLQNLLGEDYPDVVILDFEGAPGSKRGDNYTSMVYRITLKGIRKHVEPDGSSEKDEPWEGSVIYKCLPESILRREAFKSDELFCNEVAFYNKIWPALFNFQAQWESVKTPFKAIPKCYLAQNDLVILKDLKQLGFTMPDRKQGLSIEQCYFVLKQLSQFHALSLAMKCDNPEGFYELLNIQDGISEVFFVAENQEYYRSYYREAGRNAIAMVEKELEGCEDKELYVGKLRNFCEEESFFQTMVELVTPKEPLAVITHGDCWTNNLLFRYVDGEIAEMFIVDFQLVRYASPALDLVYLIYLCLDRQQRTDHLTSLLEYYTDELHRRVVEMSEDDSIFNTTLNRDALYELLQEEFKRSSRFGLGIALDMYPIMTCDSAEAPNLYQEKEVGSAPSHDSVKPVWTANAECRKKMTDLVQELVEAGVL from the exons ATGGCAGACCTCACCGTTGAATTCCTGCAAAACCTCCTTGGTGAAGATTATCCAGATGTGGTGATACTTGATTTTGAG GGTGCGCCGGGATCTAAAAGAGGTGATAACTACACCTCGATGGTGTACCGGATTACTCTGAAAGGCATTCGTAAACATGTAGAGCCAGATGGCTCGAGCGAGAAAGATGAACCCTGGGAAGGTTCCGTGATCTACAAGTGTCTGCCAGAGAGCATTTTACGCAGGGAGGCCTTTAAAAGCGACGAGTTGTTCTGTAACGAAGTGGCGttctataataaaatttggCCAGCTCTTTTTAACTTTCAAGCGCAATGGGAGAGTGTAAAAACTCCATTTAAAGCTATACCAAAATGTTATTTGGCCCAAAATGACCTAGTAATCCTGAAAGATCTGAAGCAATTGGGATTCACGATGCCGGATCGTAAACAAGGACTGAGTATTGAGCAATGTTACTTTGTACTGAAACAGCTATCGCAGTTCCATGCTCTGTCGTTAGCAATGAAGTGCGACAACCCTGAAGGGTTTTACGAGTTGTTGAACATCCAAGATGGCATTTCTGAAG TGTTCTTTGTAGCTGAAAACCAGGAGTACTACAGGAGCTATTACCGCGAGGCAGGTCGTAACGCCATCGCTATGGTGGAGAAAGAGCTGGAAGGTTGTGAGGACAAGGAGTTGTACGTTGGAAAACTTCGAAACTTCTGTGAAGAAGAATCGTTCTTCCAGACCATGGTAGAGCTAGTCACGCCTAAGGAACCTTTAGCGGTGATTACGCACGGTGACTGCTGGACCAATAATCTGTTATTCAGATATGTTGATGGAGAAATTGCAGAG ATGTTCATCGTGGATTTCCAGTTGGTTCGTTACGCGTCACCCGCGCTGGACTTGGTGTACCTGATATACTTGTGCCTGGACCGTCAGCAACGCACCGACCATCTGACTTCCTTGCTGGAGTACTACACAGATGAGCTGCACAGAAGGGTGGTGGAGATGAGCGAGGATGATTCCATCTTCAATACCACCTTGAACAGGGATGCGCTGTACGAATT GCTTCAGGAAGAGTTCAAGCGCAGCAGCCGCTTCGGTCTGGGCATCGCCCTGGATATGTACCCCATCATGACCTGCGACAGTGCTGAGGCCCCTAACCTTTATCAGGAGAAG GAGGTTGGCTCGGCGCCGTCTCACGACAGCGTCAAACCTGTGTGGACAGCAAATGCGGAGTGCAGGAAGAAGATGACTGATCTGGTGCAAGAGCTCGTTGAGGCAGGAGTCTTATAA
- the LOC126380400 gene encoding cyclin-dependent kinases regulatory subunit-like, with protein sequence MPADQIQYSERYCDDVYEYRHVILPPDIARLVPKSHLMTETEWRNLGVQQSPDWLHFMVHRPEPHVLLFRRRREQDFPQAEQTSDINRHQESKVTASNA encoded by the exons ATGCCTGCTGATCAAATTCAATACTCGGAAAGATACTGTGATGACGTCTATGAATACAG ACATGTCATCCTGCCTCCTGACATAGCGCGCCTGGTCCCCAAATCTCATCTGATGACGGAGACAGAATGGCGCAACCTTGGTGTGCAGCAGAGCCCCGACTGGCTGCACTTCATGGTGCACCGGCCCGAGCCTCATGTGCTTCTGTTCCGGAGACGACGAGAACAAGACTTCCCACAAGCTGAACAAACAAGTGATATTAATAGGCATCAGGAATCTAAAGTAACCGCTAGTAATGCCTAA